The sequence CAACAAAACCTCTGCCGCTCGCCGCTGCTTTACTTCGCCCAGAATCTGAATCAATTCCACGCGTTTGGTTTTCTCCACGGCGGGATCAGAAACAATCTGAAGCGCTTTGTCCACGGCCTCAGCCTGGCCGCGGCGCAAGTTCAACGCCAGGGACTCGCCGCCCGAGGCGGCCATCGCGGCCACCAGCTCTTCCGGAAGATTCGCCATGGGGCGTCCTTTGAACGCCTGTTCCAGCCCGGCCATGAGTTTGACGACATTCTCTTTGCGGGGCGCGAGCTGGAGAAGTCTCGCGCAAATCAGCAAATCCTTTCGGGAACCGCTCGCGGCGTAACGACGCATCAGGCGTTCGAGCAAGTATTCCTTTACGAGAGGGCGGGACCAAAGGGAGGCATCGCCGAGCAAATCAAGAACGGCGTCGCGATCCAGTTCAGCTTTGGCCTCGAGGGCCCACCAGAGGAGCAGAGGCAGACGCGGATCGGTGGCGTCTTCATCGTGGGCCAGGAGGTTTCGCGCGATCGGAAATGCGTCCTTGGCCGAAAGCCGCCTGGCCGTGCTGGCAAGCTGGCCGCGAACTTCCACGTTTGATTCGGTTTTGGCCACCTGCGCAAGCTTGCCGCTCAATTCGCCCCAGAGGTGCTGGCTGGGGGCATCGCCGAGAAGGCGGACAGTCCAAAGTCGAGCGAAAGGCGCAGCGTGACTTAAGAATTGCACGGCCGTGTCATTGTGAAATGCGCCGCTGAGGTTCAAAGCCCACAGCGCTTCAAGTGCGGCCTGGCCGGTGTTCGCCGCGATCATTTGCGTCAGTCGGGCTGCAAGGGAATGATCCTTTCGATCCGCAAACTGCCGCAGCGCCTCCTGTCGAAACCATTTGTTTTCGTGTTGGAGGAAGCGGATCAATTCCTCGGCCGGCGATTTGGCCAGATCAAAGCGCGTGGCCGGCCTGGCGCCCTTGGCCTTGAGCCGATAAATCCGGCCATTGGTTTTGTCGATCTGACCTTCGTGGTTGCGGTAGTGATTCACCTGCCGGTCGTACCAGTCGGCAAGGTAGATTGCGCCGTCGGGGCCGACTTTGATATCGACCGGGCGAAACCATTGATCGCTCGTGGTCAACGGATGGCTCAAGTCTTTCGTGCGAAACGTTGATCCATCGGGCTGGATCTCGCTCAGGACGACGCGGCCTTGCAGGGGTTCGACGCCGAGCAATTTGCCGTGATATGGGTTCGGCAGTGTGCCTCCGTCGTAAATGATGAAATTGTGAGTGAACCGCTCGACGTTGTTGTGCGGCATGGGCGGGAAGAATCCGAAGGCGTGAGGATTCGAGAGCGGGCCATGCTTCTCGAATCCCTTCTGCAAATAGCCGCCCTGGACATAATGAAAGCCGCGGGTGTTGCCACCGTTGTGCCCGGAAAAGATGCGGCCTTGCGCGTCGATCTCCAAGCCGAACGCGTTGCCGCCGCCTTCGGCGAAGATTTCGTAGCGCCGCGTTTCCGGGTGATAACGCCAAACGCCCTGACCTTGCGAATAGATCGGCTTCGAATTCAGAGATCGCCCGTCTGCGCCATAGACGAAGAGGTTGCCCGTGACCGTGCTGCCGTGGCAGCCGTAAAGCCAGCCGTCCGGTCCCCAGCGCAAGCTGTTCGCCACGGAGTGCGTGTCCTCCAGGCCGAATCCTGAGAGGCGCACTTCCGGCGGGCCGTCGGGCGTGTCGTCGTTGTTCCTGTCCGGATAGAAAAGCAGGTAGGGCGGATTCAACACCCAGACACCGCCGCGGCCTCGGGCGAGAGAAGTGACGATGTTCAGTCCTTCGACGAAAACCTTGTGCGTGTCGAATTTCCCGTCGCCATCGGTGTCTTCGTGGATAGTGATTTTATCTTCGCCACGAAAATGGTTCGGCGGCGGCGGCGGGACTTTGTCATAGACGGCGCGCCAGACATTGTCCTTGCTCATGACTTTCAATCCGGCGGGAAAAGGATACTGAAGATATTGCACAACCCAGAGCCGTCCGCGCTCGTCGAAGCTGAGGAACACCGGCTGGCGAACGATCGGTTCGGCAAGCACTTGCTCAATTTCCAAATCTTCAGCGACCGTGAAGCGCGCCAGGGATTCCGCCGGGCTAAGCGGACTTTCCTGCGCGGGCGGCTTGGCGTTTTGTGCTGTTTTGGGAGCCGGCCGTTCGTCTGGCGGAATCGGCTTGTTCAAAGCCCAAAGAACACTATTGAGCAGAAGGCGGCGGAAGGCCGGCGCCTTGAAGTCATCCGGTCCGCCCAGTGACGTGTAGAATACTCGGCGATTTGCGCCGGTGTTCACCCATGCGACCGGCTCGGTGACGTCCTTTCCCTCGACCGAAATCGTGCCCGTTAAGAGCGTCGTCGTCGTCGCGGCAAGGTCGCGGCTGCGGTAGAGCGAATAACGCGTCCGGAAGCTGTCCACATCGACGCCGGTGAGAACCGGATGAGCGGCGGCGCCCGCGGCGACACGAATGCTCGGCGCGAGGTTGTTGCCGTAATGGTTCTGGTAGTGTCCACCGAGCACGTCGCGGTCGAAAGTGTCCCACGCGGTGTGCTGATCATCCGGCGGTTTGGCGCCGAAGGAATGGCTGGCGGTGCGAATGCCCACGAGCGGCTTGCCCGCGTTGAGATGCGCACGAATCGCGTCGATCATCCCCGAGGGCGGCGTGCGCCTGCGAATGCTGACGAAAAGCAGGTCCGCTTTCGCGATGGCTGGCCAGTTGGTGAACTCGTTGCCACTCGCCGGCGGCGCGTTCACGAATTCATAGTTGATGCCGCGCCCGCCCAATTCCTTTTGAGCAAACACCGGAAGTGTTTCCCAGGTTTGATACTCGTTTTCGCCGACGACGAACACGACGCGCGGACGTTTGTCGTCCTTGAAGCGGAAGGGTTCGCTGCCGAGAAAATCCGCGCTGGTGATCGAGCCGCACCAGTGTTTCTCAATGTGCTCGACCACCAGGTCGGTTCCGGCAAAATGGCTGACAAACGGGCGCTTTCGGGAATTGTACATCGTGTCGGTCATGTCGCGCATGAGCAGCACGTTCTTGCCAACGCTGACCATCTGACGGATTGAGAAGGGCCGACCCAGCACGCACATGTTGGTGTGCACGCCCAGGATGATCACGTTTTCGACGCCGGCCCGGGCCAGCACATTGTAGATTTCCTCGCCGCTGTCGCTGATGACATCCTCAGGAGCGATTTCCAGCGTGGCGATCTGGCGTCTCCACGGACTGCCGCCCGGACACTGCGGCAAGTCGTCGCAACCCCCGTCTGAATCGTCGATCGGGAGCGGGCCTTCCCTCTCCAGGTTCAGCGACATCCATTTGCTGACATCGGAGGGAGGAGTGGCTTTGGGCGCTTGCTGGGCGCGTTTGCGTTGCGGCCAATCGGCGTAGAACTTCATGGTGCTGCTGGGCGCATGGACGATGAGCACGCCCTGCCTGCGGGCGGCTGTGAGCACTTCGTTCATGCGCGGGGCCATTTCAGCGACGCGCGCCGTGGCGCCTTTGCACCAGTGTTGGTCCCACATGTCGCACACGATGATGGCGGTCTTCTTCGGATCCCAGCGGAGGGTTTTCTCGACTGCTTCAAATTGATCGGTTGCGGCAGGCAGGGCCTGGCGGTGGCGGGCATGGAGTTCAAGCGGCGCTGCAGTGGTCTGATCTGAAACAACGCAGCACGCGGCCAGGAGTGCAAGGGCAGGGGCTTTGAAGCGGAAGAAGGATGTTCTGGACATGTGTGAAAGTCTAAAAACGCGTGATCGAAATCCAAGACCCTTTTTTCAGCATCTCTGATCGGTCCATACGGACGCGGGTCGAGAAGTTCGTCGTGTGCACATCCAATTATAGGAAGTTTAGGAAGTTTATTATTTTCTTATAAGATCCAAGGAGACGATTGATAGCCAAGGAGATGTTCTGGATCTCAGGCCACCAGGACGCCGCATTCACGGGCTTCACTCTTGCGCTTCGATTTCCGCGAGGCGGGTGGCGGCTTGTTCCCAATCGGCGGTCAGTTGCGGCAAGCGGTCGATAATATCCTTCAAATCGCGATTGATCTCCACGGCCCGGCCCGGTCGCTCGTAGGTCTGCGGGGTTTCCAATTCGGCGGTGAGTTCGGCCTGGCGCGCTTCGAGGTCGGCGATTTCGTTTTCCAATCTCTGGACCAATTGCTTTTGTTCACGACGTTCGCGGGCGCGGGCCTGGCGTTGTTCGGCTGCCAGGCGCTTTTGAAGGCGGCGTTGAGTGGCTTCGCTGGAGTTGGAGTCGGAAGAGGGCAGGGGAGGCGACGCGTTTGTTCTCTCTTGGCCGGTTGCATTGGCGGTTTCGACCGTGCGCTTCTGCGAACCCGTTTTGTCCAGGTAATATTGGTAGTCGCCCGGATAATGCGTGAGCTGGCCGTTCTGCACGTGGACCACGTGATTGGCCAACGAGCGGATGAAATAGACATCGTGGCTGATGAAAATGAGCGTGCCCTGGAATTGATCGAGCGCGTAAAGCAGCGCGTCAATGCTCGAAAGATCGAGATGCGTTGTGGGTTCGTCCATCAGCAGCAAATTCGGCGGATCGAGCAGCAGCTTCACCAGCGCAAGGCGGCTTTTCTCGCCACCGCTCAGGACGCTGACCTTTTTGAAAACGTCGTCGCCGCGGAAGAGAAAGCATCCGAGCACCGTCCGAACGAAAGTCTCCGTGAGACGTTGCGGCGTATCGAACGCTTCCTCCAGCACCGTCCTGTCGGGGTGAAGCATCTCGACGCGGTATTGGGAATAGTAGCCGGCCTTGACGTTGTAGCCGAGCTCCCGGACGCCGGCTTGCGGTTTCAACACGTCCGCGAGCAGCTTGAGCAACGTGGATTTTCCCGCGCCGTTCGGACCGACCAGCACGATCCGCCGGCCGCGCTCGGCCTGGAAGTTCAGGCTTTCATAGACCACGTTTGCGCCGTAGGCGTAACGGACATTTTCCAGCGAAATGACTTTGAGGCCGCTGCGCTGCGGTTGGGGGAACGCGAAATCGATGGCGGCGTCCTCGCCTTCCGGCGCTTCGATTTTCTCCATGCGCGCGATTTGCTTTAACTTGCTCTGAGCTTGAGTCGCCTTGGTGTTCTTGGCGCGGAAGCGATCGACGAACCGCTGGAGGCGCGCAATCTCGCGCTGCTGATTTTTCCATGCCGCCAATTGCTGTTCCTCGTGCGCTTCGCGCTGCTGGAGGAAGTCCTCGTAATTGCCGCGATATCTCCAGAGCCGCGCCTGGCGAATCTCGACGATGAAGGTGACAAGCTGGTTCAGGAACTCGCGGTCGTGCGAAATCATCAAAATGCCCCCCGGGTAAGTCTTGAGATACTCCTGAAACCAGAGCAGCGTTTCGAGATCGAGATGGTTGGTCGGCTCGTCGAGCAGCAACAAGTCCGGCTCCTGCACGAGCAGCCGAGCCAGATGCGCGCGCATGACCCAGCCGCCGCTCATCTCGCGCAGGGGCCGGGAAAAATCCTTCTCGCGAAAGCTCAAGCCCAGGAGGATCTGCTTGGCCTTGATCTCGATCTGATAACCGCCGAGATGATCGAACTCCGATTGAACCTCGTGGAAATCCGCGGAATCCTGATCGTGATCCGACTCAAAATGCTTCAGGCGCTTTCTCAAATGCGCCAGCTCCGGTGTGATGGCCGTGGCGAGTTCCAGGACGGTCTCGTCGCCGGCGGGGGCGTTTTCTTGAGGCAAGTGGCCGACCGAACAATTGCGCTGTCGTTCGATCTTTCCGGTGTCCGGAAATTCCTCGCCAAGGATGAGTGAAAACAGCGTGGACTTCCCTGCGCCGTTGGGGCCCACCAATCCGATGCGATCCTCGCGGTTGACCTGTAGCGAAACATCGGCGAACAAAGTCCGCCCGGCGTACGCTTTGCTGATTTCCGACAGCGTGAGCATGGGCCGAGGATGATGAAGAGCGCAGGGGCCACCGGCAAGCCGCAAGCACATCGGCCCGCCATTCTCAGTTTGACTGCGGTAGGGCGAGCCTGTCCCAGCGAGCCGCCTCCAACGTGTTTCCAAATGGATTGCTGACGCGCCCGTTCAGATGGCGCCTTTATGGTAACGCTTAGTAACGTCTGAGGTT comes from Verrucomicrobiota bacterium and encodes:
- a CDS encoding ABC-F family ATP-binding cassette domain-containing protein, with product MLTLSEISKAYAGRTLFADVSLQVNREDRIGLVGPNGAGKSTLFSLILGEEFPDTGKIERQRNCSVGHLPQENAPAGDETVLELATAITPELAHLRKRLKHFESDHDQDSADFHEVQSEFDHLGGYQIEIKAKQILLGLSFREKDFSRPLREMSGGWVMRAHLARLLVQEPDLLLLDEPTNHLDLETLLWFQEYLKTYPGGILMISHDREFLNQLVTFIVEIRQARLWRYRGNYEDFLQQREAHEEQQLAAWKNQQREIARLQRFVDRFRAKNTKATQAQSKLKQIARMEKIEAPEGEDAAIDFAFPQPQRSGLKVISLENVRYAYGANVVYESLNFQAERGRRIVLVGPNGAGKSTLLKLLADVLKPQAGVRELGYNVKAGYYSQYRVEMLHPDRTVLEEAFDTPQRLTETFVRTVLGCFLFRGDDVFKKVSVLSGGEKSRLALVKLLLDPPNLLLMDEPTTHLDLSSIDALLYALDQFQGTLIFISHDVYFIRSLANHVVHVQNGQLTHYPGDYQYYLDKTGSQKRTVETANATGQERTNASPPLPSSDSNSSEATQRRLQKRLAAEQRQARARERREQKQLVQRLENEIADLEARQAELTAELETPQTYERPGRAVEINRDLKDIIDRLPQLTADWEQAATRLAEIEAQE
- a CDS encoding c-type cytochrome; the protein is MSRTSFFRFKAPALALLAACCVVSDQTTAAPLELHARHRQALPAATDQFEAVEKTLRWDPKKTAIIVCDMWDQHWCKGATARVAEMAPRMNEVLTAARRQGVLIVHAPSSTMKFYADWPQRKRAQQAPKATPPSDVSKWMSLNLEREGPLPIDDSDGGCDDLPQCPGGSPWRRQIATLEIAPEDVISDSGEEIYNVLARAGVENVIILGVHTNMCVLGRPFSIRQMVSVGKNVLLMRDMTDTMYNSRKRPFVSHFAGTDLVVEHIEKHWCGSITSADFLGSEPFRFKDDKRPRVVFVVGENEYQTWETLPVFAQKELGGRGINYEFVNAPPASGNEFTNWPAIAKADLLFVSIRRRTPPSGMIDAIRAHLNAGKPLVGIRTASHSFGAKPPDDQHTAWDTFDRDVLGGHYQNHYGNNLAPSIRVAAGAAAHPVLTGVDVDSFRTRYSLYRSRDLAATTTTLLTGTISVEGKDVTEPVAWVNTGANRRVFYTSLGGPDDFKAPAFRRLLLNSVLWALNKPIPPDERPAPKTAQNAKPPAQESPLSPAESLARFTVAEDLEIEQVLAEPIVRQPVFLSFDERGRLWVVQYLQYPFPAGLKVMSKDNVWRAVYDKVPPPPPNHFRGEDKITIHEDTDGDGKFDTHKVFVEGLNIVTSLARGRGGVWVLNPPYLLFYPDRNNDDTPDGPPEVRLSGFGLEDTHSVANSLRWGPDGWLYGCHGSTVTGNLFVYGADGRSLNSKPIYSQGQGVWRYHPETRRYEIFAEGGGNAFGLEIDAQGRIFSGHNGGNTRGFHYVQGGYLQKGFEKHGPLSNPHAFGFFPPMPHNNVERFTHNFIIYDGGTLPNPYHGKLLGVEPLQGRVVLSEIQPDGSTFRTKDLSHPLTTSDQWFRPVDIKVGPDGAIYLADWYDRQVNHYRNHEGQIDKTNGRIYRLKAKGARPATRFDLAKSPAEELIRFLQHENKWFRQEALRQFADRKDHSLAARLTQMIAANTGQAALEALWALNLSGAFHNDTAVQFLSHAAPFARLWTVRLLGDAPSQHLWGELSGKLAQVAKTESNVEVRGQLASTARRLSAKDAFPIARNLLAHDEDATDPRLPLLLWWALEAKAELDRDAVLDLLGDASLWSRPLVKEYLLERLMRRYAASGSRKDLLICARLLQLAPRKENVVKLMAGLEQAFKGRPMANLPEELVAAMAASGGESLALNLRRGQAEAVDKALQIVSDPAVEKTKRVELIQILGEVKQRRAAEVLLKLLQAPGDTMLCKAALAALRSFDDAGIGEKVAAAFATLSDDAKVSALELLASRPAWGLALLQAVDRGEILKSAVQPVARHRLQAFNGSEIEKLLRKHWSGTHTPTTAEMQKKIEQLAASLHAGFGNPYEGQKLYNGSCAACHKLFGQGGQIGPDLTTSKRDDIENMLLSIVNPNAEIREGYETFHVTTKDGRALSGFLADKDPRSVVLRGVDGENTILAQNQIAEMKSAGMSLMPEGLLDGLNDQQVRDLFAYLRSTQPLVR